Proteins encoded within one genomic window of Anopheles gambiae chromosome 3, idAnoGambNW_F1_1, whole genome shotgun sequence:
- the LOC133393872 gene encoding uncharacterized protein LOC133393872, whose product MFCFFPGTVYFNAAHGCLRCTCVGVHLNSEHKMIFESVDAELRTDVGFKQRVDKDHHKPWRSPLEKLKNFNMIDGVPYEGLHQFVRGVTLKLVLGLYEGIFENFEKWSPRQKEAVKTFLIKTRLPSEVNRPMRSFRYRHFWKATEFRSFLLHISIAVLKDFMSFDAFNHFLCYFCSVTIFNSTAHKHLWPLEEKFLYNFVKNFPQYYGRAHMTSNVHDLLHVSGDVNMFGAVPEYSAYRYENYLQIVRRYVRSGTHVVTQVAGRMQEIASVQVATNRVTQTYPRLKGNGKFLEAKRISSLLYTVIGIQYETWTEQFSASVDGEQLSSTDLHIYKIDENGPSRSVEIPHYAIKCKIVALRLPSTSFKHPDPQLSSSLISLTPLLHTFQ is encoded by the coding sequence atgttttgtttctttccagGTACAGTTTACTTTAATGCAGCGCATGGGTGCTTAAGGTGTACCTGTGTAGGGGTACACCTCAACTCGGAGCacaaaatgatttttgaatCCGTGGACGCCGAACTGCGTACGGACGTCGGCTTTAAACAACGAGTAGACAAAGACCACCACAAACCATGGCGATCACCATTAGAAAAGCTCAAAAATTTTAATATGATCGACGGTGTTCCCTACGAAGGTCTCCATCAGTTTGTTCGCGGGGTGACCCTAAAGCTTGTTCTAGGGTTATACGAgggaatttttgaaaattttgaaaagtGGTCACCCCGACAAAAGGAAGCCGTGAAAACTTTTTTGATAAAGACACGGCTTCCTTCGGAAGTGAATCGCCCTATGCGATCCTTCCGCTATCGCCATTTTTGGAAGGCCACCGAATTTCGGTCCTTTCTTCTTCATATTAGTATTGCGGTCTTGAAGGATTTTATGTCTTTTGATGCATTCAATCACTTCTTGTGCTACTTTTGCAGTGTGACGATTTTTAATTCAACGGCACACAAGCATCTTTGGCCTCTTGAGGAAAAGTTCTTATACAACTTTGTAAAGAACTTTCCGCAGTATTATGGTCGAGCCCATATGACCAGCAACGTCCACGATCTCCTGCACGTGTCAGGAGACGTTAACATGTTTGGAGCGGTTCCTGAATATTCCGCATATCGGTATGAGAATTATCTTCAAATTGTACGCCGATATGTGAGATCGGGCACGCATGTAGTAACACAGGTTGCCGGCCGTATGCAAGAAATTGCATCAGTGCAAGTGGCTACCAATCGTGTTACTCAAACATACCCCCGGTTGAAGGGCAATGGAAAATTTTTAGAGGCGAAGAGGATTTCTTCGCTGTTGTACACCGTAATTGGAATCCAGTATGAAACCTGGACGGAACAGTTTAGTGCGTCGGTAGACGGTGAACAGTTATCGTCTACCGACCTACATATCTATAAGATAGATGAAAATGGTCCCTCCAGGTCGGTGGAAATACCACATTATGCGATCAAGTGCAAAATTGTTGCACTTCGCCTACCCTCTACTTCCTTTAAACATCCTGATCCGCAACTATCTTCCAGTCTAATCTCCTTAACTCCCCTTCTCCATACTTTTCAATAA